One stretch of Deltaproteobacteria bacterium DNA includes these proteins:
- a CDS encoding SOS response-associated peptidase, whose product MFLPYPGICFPLLILLRDSMPVILPKEKEKEWLNPDNQNLEELQSILEPCPSKDMECYQVSPLVNSPANDTPECTEAV is encoded by the coding sequence CCGTATCCGGGGATTTGTTTCCCTCTTTTAATATTGCTTCGGGACAGTATGCCTGTCATTCTTCCAAAGGAGAAAGAAAAAGAATGGCTAAATCCCGACAACCAAAATCTTGAGGAATTGCAATCCATACTTGAACCATGTCCATCAAAAGATATGGAATGCTACCAGGTCTCCCCTCTCGTTAATTCACCTGCTAATGATACACCCGAGTGCACTGAAGCCGTTTGA